TTACCTTGCTGAGGCCTGGAATGGTTGCTGAAAGTGCGATGAATCTCTCAGTCAATTCCTGCCTCCTTTTCCTCTCTGCCAATATGTGATCGATAGTCTGAGAAGTGGTTCTGGCCCTCTTCGTGCCTTGATTGTTGGCCCTTGTTTTCTCAGATTCAGTGTTCTGAACTTGCTGTAATTTATTGGGCAGAGCAGAAGAAGAATCAGAACAACGCTTAGTACCTCGAGTACTTCCCTTATTGCTACCCAATAATTTCCCCTCAGGGTTCGCTGGAATAATGGTTGAGTTATCAAACGACAAAATGTAAGCCTTCGGAGAAGACGAGCCACGTGGCTTTTTAGGACCCTGTTGAGATGACACTATGGAGTTTGAACTGTGGCTTTTCACCATGTTCCCAATAATCTCTTCAGATGCGACGGTGGAAGAAGCGTGGAGCGAGTTATTGCTCTCACTTTCAGAAGAAAAAGCCGGTGCCTGAAGTAGGATCTGTCTCAGAAactcctcatcctcctccatgttTGACTTGTTTGCAAAATAATCATCATCGCAATCCATTTCCTACAAGAATTAAACGAAAAAATTAATAGATTGTATAAATGTTATAAAATTATGCAGAGGATTGTGAGAGAGTGTGATGATGATTATACCGGATGAAGGTGCCAATTTTCCCATGACTCCTCCATCAGAATCAATGTAGCTAGCAGCTAAGTCAAATTGTTAGCTAGGCAATGTGTGAATGCGTGCAGTGTATGATTATTTTTTCAGGATTTCCAAAGAAGGGGTATAAATTTATAGTTAATAGCCCCTATGGGGAATGGTTGCCACAAGTGTAGGATGGCGATGGAGACAAGATATTGCTCGTTTTTCATGCAACTTTAATTTGAGCCGTTTGATCTAACTTTGATCAACAGTGCAGGAGTGGGACCATTAGCACTTAGGAATGGACGGTGTAAGGCCTCACAGAGCCTCAGTCCCACGACAGCAAGGGGGAGTAAAGAAAGCTGATTGACATGTGACTTCCCACTACTAATTGACTTTTTGGACTGTCTCTCGTACCATCTAAGTTTTtactagggatgacaatgggtcgggtagggtgcgggttttgccaaatccaaacccaaacccgaaatcaaaaacccacacccgTACCCGAATccgaaatgggtggtgaacttaaaTCCACACCCGaatccattgggtttcgggttcacccgacccgtacccacacccgcacacaacctcaaacaaacagcTGAACCCGGAAACCCGACCCGAAAAAGACTGTGAAGAgagctatattatgtaatgtaacattgtaattgccatgttactgttaaattaatatgcaagatgCTGCATATATTGTACTGCACAAGCAGAATACTTAGGTTGTTCATATTACATCTACAAATATTCTTTCCTGATAACCACTTCATAAAAAGAGCCCAGGACTCCAAAAACCAGCAAAACGAGAATGAAACAGTAccaaaagaaaacagaaaaaacGCAAGATAGCAAGGAACAAGGAAAACAGAATAAACAAAACAAGAGAACATAAAAAAAACACAGCAAAAGCAACAACACCACCGCTCGAACTGTTACCTGTCCCTCCTTGCCCtttacttctttatcagaaTGAATTTTGACAGGAAATCAGGATCTGGGTCTGATCCACAAAAGCTCAGATGAAATCTTCCCTGAAAAGAAGTGTTGAGGAACAATGAAACACAATTAcagtgagaaagagagaaagagagaatacaatgagaaagagagaaagagagaatacAGTGAGAAAATTGCAACTACTCCACCTTGGACGGTGGCTCCGTGGACAGAAGAAGGAGAACGGCGTGGAGGTGGAGGAGCATGACTTGAAGAGGAGAACGGCGTGGAGGAGCAGTATTGGAAGAGGAGAACTGGAGAACGACGTGGACGGAAGAAGGATTCGGCGTGAAGGAGCAGGACTTGAAGAGGAGAACGGCGTGGACTGGATTCTGGAACCTCAAACCTACTCAAAGTGTCAAACCCTAATTCTATtctaataacatatatatacctAAGGATATATCTGGAATTTCACTTATACAGAGCCgggttcgggtagggttcgggtgcgggtttggtcaaacccaaacccgaacccgaaagtgatcgggtaaaacccgaacccgaacccaaacccatttaactcgggttttcacccaagaaatcgggtcgggtcgggtcgggtgcccatgggttcgagcttctctgccatccctaGTTTTTACCACGTTACCCTAAATACCGGCATATTCGGGGGGTTTAAGTGATCGATCGAGTTTTCTGCTTTAACTGATTGGAAACATTGTGTTATTATCATTCTATAGAGTTGATTGTTATGTAGTGTAGTGTTTGATAGTTGTTTCGGTATCCGATAAACGGTCCTCGCTTTGATGAAGTTGTTCCTGATTACATACCAAAATAGCTGAGCGACTGGCCATCATACGTTAGTAGACCGAAATCATTCGCTGAACCAATTGCGTCCCACATCCGATTATCTATATATCTACTTGAATCGATTGCGTCTCACATCTGACTACCTAGATCTACCTCAAACCGATTGTACCGCAAATCCAACTACCTACATCTACCTCAAACTGATTGCACCTAACACCTGACTATTCATGTAAATCCAAAACGAATTGCCTCCCAGTAGTCATGTGCCATGACCGAGGGCACATCGTGACATGTATCCATTAATATTTCACCACGCACGTCCCATTCTAAGACAACGACTCTTTGATCCAGAACCGAGCGAGGAGCTCAAGTTACCTACGATAGTACGCAAACGTGCCCTTACCCGTTCGATTAAACAATGTACCCGAAGATTCAACTATTCTCCTCCTTGGTTGTACCTCATACTCATCGTGACACTCAACCTCAGTGCCGTCAAAACCTAGCCCTATAAAAAGTGGGTATCACATCAAATAAGGTATAGATACATCCTCCATCACTTACTCCTTGCTTCTTCCCCATCTTCTTACTTGAGAAATGGAGTGCCAATGTAGGTCCCCCCACTAGCGTGACTTGACGACAGAGGAGTTCATACTCCCCCAAAGAAGCATCCTGTTAGTAGAAAGTCAACACTCTTATGAGTGATTTGGACAGACTAACCCGATAAATTTGTGTCGTTTGTAGGGACGGTAAAGTTACCCCTTCACTGCAACATGGCCAGAACTCGCTAGAAAATTCGCTCCCAGCCTTTCAGAGTTCAGcgatgaataaaaaaatgttcAAAGTTAAAAATGGTTTTTGAAACAAGTTCAACTTCCTCTTTGGTTAGTTCAACAGAATAACAAGATATGAAAGTAAACAATATAAACACACAAGACTTATTCTGGATCACCCAAACCTTGGACTACTTCCGTTCCTTTACTCCTTAAGGGGTTTACCATTACTCAAAATTATAAGTATGTGACTCTACCTCTTTAGGCTCACATGAGTAGTACTTGACTTAGCTTGTCTAAGCTAACAATGAGTATCCTTCGAATAACTTCTCCAAGATATCTTCTTATCAATAAGAAGGGTGTGGATACAAAATTCTACAAATTCTAAACTGACTTAAGCTTTCTACTTAAATAATGGGAATTTCTTTAGAGCTTAGCGCTATCAGCAGTTTTACAAAGGTTCACTACAAGAAAAAAGGTTATTATCGATGACAAAAAACCATTAACAAAAAAGAGTCATCAGTAATGTGAAATTACAAATGACGAAAAATGTGTGGCTAGCTATTGACCTCGTCGGAAATTATTTTTTGACTGTAATCTACCTACGACTTTTTTCTGTCGTTAGTTTTCGACGGCCAAGGTCGTTGATAATTGACTTTTGTCTCACGAAAAAACATCTTTTGCTGTGATTAAAAATGTTGCTTTTATGAAAGTTTGAACCATAAAAGTAACATCCTTATCCGAAGCAAAATGAGTATTTTTCAAATGCATATATATAGGTTACCAACGGTATTTTCATGATACTTATAGGTTACCGACGATTGTTCATGGTACCCATAGGTTACCAACAAAAAGAAATTATTGGTGGCCTTGGCCGTCGGTAATTGACAACCAATTTTTTTAAGCTCGCCAAATTATTGCGAGCAAAAATTCCAATTCTTGAAATTATTGGCAGCTTTGACCAATTGATATTCATTTTTTAAGCTCACCTAGTTATCAACGGGGGACAATTTCAAGTCTTTGAATTACCAACTGCCCATGCCATCGATAGCCTGACAGTAACTAATCCCGCAAAAAGAAAACTTACCGCCAAATTGTTGCTGACCTAAGTCGTCtgtaactttttattttattttatttacaaaAAATGTTACCGACGGTTTGACCATTTATAACTATGATATTTAGCAGCAATTTTTATGTTGTTGATAAAATGTTGTTTCTTATATTGGTTCCTATAAGAATATGAACTATGAACTCTGGAAAAGTCTTTGcaataaatgaaaaatcagaGATTTGAATGGtgaaatcaatatatattagaaaagaagaacttccatgaGGCCAGtttgatgaggtgtcactcccagattaattctttgGTTTGagagaattatctatgcgaggcatcgataggtagtttgaaggtgcgaaaaacactagaaggggggggggtttgaatagagtttttaaataaaagatatacttttgaactttttcaaaactcaaagataagaactaggtgctgaagggtatgaagtaaagcacgcaagtattttatcctggttcacttgagataaaagctcaagttaatccagtccacccgtgaaggtgatttcttccttcttctgatgaaggcaattcactaaaatcaatgagtgttacaactgcacttgcaacctgctaagtgactaacaatacactgattttctcactagtattctctcaagaagctgatctaccgatcctctcaagactagctaaacactgaatcaaccttgattcagtcctctcaagatccgaccaaccttggtctcttaaggaactttacaaagtgtttgtaaaaggtttcgggtttacaagaaatgcttctgaaaagctaatggtaaactcagatgtttaagaacagtgaagaaataattctaagagattggttcgaacggattcaagaatatcagcaaagtttcttagcttctttcttctatcttcagcccttatatactccaaggcatatggtgtagccgttgttagggttttgcccgttggagtgacaatcttgtaatatcagactgctaggctgaacgaggtaggtggcggacagactgagactgtacgatgtgtactatgacagcgacctgtcctttcaccagctgacttaagatctggagtgcttcagatggacgttggtgaagcttctgatcagagtcagacggaagcttggatcctctgaccttgcaacttctgcttctgaacaagttcctcagaacttctgaacgtcagagctagaatagcttgggtcttcagagccaacttcttacaggtcttcagaacttgagtcttctactttcaggaccgttccttctggaacatctggtcttcagagcttctgactccggttctttagtacctcttgagagcttctatcttcagaacttctgaaggatttgtcactgttctgaacgaacatggtaagctttagagctctctctttagtaacccttggttcttcttcttctgaatgaaTCGGCTTggctcagaatcagaacctgtttgtcacaactaaaagatacaaacgttagggtaccacaattgttcatcatcacaaaccttaattgtaatcatcaaaatatagagatgcaaccactgatcaaaccttgatcttataTAGTTGCTTAGGCtttagcatcaaggagagactcatgAATTCATATGTGTAGGATAAGTTTACTAAAACAGACTAGTTAAACGAAAATCCAAGGCATATTTATCATTGAGTTTTAcacattttcaacattgctacATCGACATCTTTTTGTCAAAATCAAACAActctaaaactgaattttatttgctttaggcttaaaagcacttttAGTCCCCCACGAATGTGATGTGTGCAAATATGGTCCCTAAAGTTTAAAAATTGCATTTTTCATCCCACACATTTATCTCCGTTAACACTTTTGATCttccgtccaattccatccaTTTTTTAACGGTTtctggattaaaaaaaaaaataataatagccCAGCCATCTGAACCATCTTCATCTCCTTTCTCCAGAAAATACAAACAAAACCTTTACCCTTCTCAATTCTCCACACC
This portion of the Lotus japonicus ecotype B-129 chromosome 3, LjGifu_v1.2 genome encodes:
- the LOC130745768 gene encoding transcription factor bHLH18-like is translated as MEESWENWHLHPEMDCDDDYFANKSNMEEDEEFLRQILLQAPAFSSESESNNSLHASSTVASEEIIGNMVKSHSSNSIVSSQQGPKKPRGSSSPKAYILSFDNSTIIPANPEGKLLGSNKGSTRGTKRCSDSSSALPNKLQQVQNTESEKTRANNQGTKRARTTSQTIDHILAERKRRQELTERFIALSATIPGLSKTDKASVLRAAIDYVKQLKERVQELEKQEKKNGVEKVIVIKKPDLRGNEDTTNSGDIITTSSDHDDCSTILPEIAARALGKEVLIEIHCEKENGTELKILDHLENLHLSVNGSSVLPFGNSALSVTVIAQMGDAYGMTMNDLVNSLRQLLLKSQMSSDSDPY